TGGGGATCTTGCGGGGAAAAGGCACTCTAAAGAACTATGAAACGAAGGTGGTGAAAAAAAACGGAACTGTTCCGATCCTGACCTCGGCTTCCTTGCTACAGGATGAATCCGGGCAGATCATTGGCACCCTGGGGGTTTTTAAAGACCTGACCGAGAAGAAAAAGTTGGAAGGAGAATTGAAAAAGACCCAAGCCCATCTGATCCAAGCCGGGAAGATGCGCGCCCTGGGAGAGTTGGTCGCCGGGGTGGCCCATGAGCTGAACAATCCCCTGATGGCTGCGGATACCTTCCTCTACGTCATCCGGGAGAATTTGGACAAAGAGAATGAGAACCAGAAGCGGCTGGAGTTGATTCAGCGGTGCCATGAACGCATCGCCAAAATCATCAACCACCTGCGCGATTTTTCCCGGCAGTCCAAGTTTGCCTTTCGCAAGATCGACATCAATGAGCCCATCGAAAATGCCCTCATGATTACGGGCCAGCAACTCCTGAATCACGGCATCCGGTTGATAAAAAACTTTTCTCCGAACTTACCGAAGATCTGGGGGGATGCCAATCAGCTGGAGCAGGTTTTTCTCAACCTCATATCTAACGCCCGGGATGCTATGGGGAAAGTGGATCGCAAGCGGGAACTGACCATTAGCACGGGTTTGATTTTACGTAACGGATGGAATGATATGGAAATCTCTTTCAAAGATACAGGGTCCGGAATTCCGGAGGAGAATCTGGATAAGATTTTTGAGCCCTTTTTCAGTACGAAGCAAGTGGGGAAAGGTACAGGGCTGGGTCTCTCGATCTGTTATGGCATCATCGAGGCTCACGGGGGACGGATAGAGGTGGAGAGCAAGCTTGATGAAGGAACGACCTTCCGGGTAATTCTACCGGCTTAAAGCGGAGCGATGGAAGCTGGTTGGGAGCAGATGGAGGTCTAAAAAAGTTTTCCGAGTTTTCGATTTAAAG
The Deltaproteobacteria bacterium genome window above contains:
- a CDS encoding ATP-binding protein, translated to GILRGKGTLKNYETKVVKKNGTVPILTSASLLQDESGQIIGTLGVFKDLTEKKKLEGELKKTQAHLIQAGKMRALGELVAGVAHELNNPLMAADTFLYVIRENLDKENENQKRLELIQRCHERIAKIINHLRDFSRQSKFAFRKIDINEPIENALMITGQQLLNHGIRLIKNFSPNLPKIWGDANQLEQVFLNLISNARDAMGKVDRKRELTISTGLILRNGWNDMEISFKDTGSGIPEENLDKIFEPFFSTKQVGKGTGLGLSICYGIIEAHGGRIEVESKLDEGTTFRVILPA